The proteins below come from a single Anaerolineales bacterium genomic window:
- the rplQ gene encoding 50S ribosomal protein L17 — MRHRVAGRKLNRSMGHRNALRRNLITELYRHERVQTTKAKALAIRGEAEKLITTAKRGIAAGEAKAVHARRLAAARINDPEIVKKLFDDIALRYTDRPGGYTRILKLGPRLGDSAEMAIIELVEE, encoded by the coding sequence ATGAGGCATCGAGTAGCAGGGCGCAAATTAAATCGATCGATGGGGCATCGTAATGCATTGCGCCGAAACCTGATAACCGAATTGTACCGTCATGAGCGTGTGCAAACCACGAAGGCGAAAGCGCTGGCCATCCGTGGCGAAGCAGAGAAGTTGATCACGACCGCCAAGCGCGGCATCGCCGCCGGTGAGGCAAAAGCGGTTCACGCACGGCGGTTGGCTGCTGCGCGCATCAACGATCCGGAAATCGTCAAGAAATTGTTCGACGATATCGCTTTACGTTACACGGACCGCCCCGGCGGCTATACGCGTATCCTTAAACTGGGACCACGCCTCGGTGATTCGGCCGAGATGGCCATCATCGAGTTGGTTGAAGAATAA